A stretch of Xenopus laevis strain J_2021 chromosome 8S, Xenopus_laevis_v10.1, whole genome shotgun sequence DNA encodes these proteins:
- the tnfaip8l2.S gene encoding tumor necrosis factor alpha-induced protein 8-like protein 2 isoform X3 has translation METFSSKDLALQAQKKILSRMASKSMVNMFIDETSSEILDELYRVSKEYTKNKTESQKVIKNLIKIAVKIGVLFRHNRFSPEELVLAEDFKNKLHNGAMTAISFYEVEFTFEKDVLPDILMECKKLLLRLVEKHLTPKSHGRIQHVFNHFADSEMLNQLYDPKGSLRPHLQKMCHGLNKLIDEGKL, from the coding sequence ATGGAGACTTTTAGTTCCAAGGACCTGGCTCTCCAGGCTCAGAAGAAGATATTAAGTCGCATGGCCTCCAAGTCTATGGTCAACATGTTCATCGATGAGACCAGCAGTGAGATCCTAGATGAACTGTACAGAGTGTCCAAAGAGTACACAAAGAATAAGACGGAGTCCCAAAAAGTCATCAAGAATCTCATTAAGATTGCCGTGAAGATCGGGGTCCTCTTCCGTCACAACCGATTCAGTCCAGAAGAGCTGGTCTTGGCAGAGGACTTCAAGAACAAGCTGCACAATGGGGCCATGACGGCCATCAGCTTTTACGAGGTGGAGTTCACCTTTGAGAAAGATGTTTTGCCTGACATTCTCATGGAATGTAAAAAGCTGCTTCTCCGGCTCGTTGAGAAACATCTCACACCCAAGTCTCATGGGCGCATTCAACATGTTTTCAACCACTTTGCGGACTCTGAGATGCTCAACCAACTCTACGACCCAAAGGGAAGTCTTCGACCTCACCTACAGAAAATGTGTCATGGACTCAACAAACTGATTGACGAAGGAAAATTGTGA
- the lysmd1.S gene encoding lysM and putative peptidoglycan-binding domain-containing protein 1 — protein sequence MASNSGHRDTRLLHGARTRSYGSLVQTTYSPAQIRKLEHQVQPGDTLQGLALRYGVSMEQIKRANRLYTNDSIFLKKSLYIPATAGQSDLSDDQNSQEGSETEGSPVKQPEKGEKQKSRHHVVQKDEMSPVDFMSRLDTNIRVSKRAAVKKLREGESFATEESTPGGAPGYQGNRTPSRQNSPQTQQRSLLGPVPLTITTRASTIRDHEDEIFKL from the exons ATGGCTTCCAACTCTGGACACAGAGACACCAGACTCCTCCATGGAGCCAGGACTCGTTCCTACGGCAGTTTAGTCCAGACGACTTATTCTCCAGCCCAGATCCGCAAGTTGGAACATCAGGTCCAGCCCGGGGACACCCTGCAAGGTCTGGCACTGAGATACGGCGTCTCT ATGGAGCAGATCAAGCGAGCCAACAGGCTTTATACTAACGACTCCATATTCCTCAAGAAATCCCTTTACATCCCAGCGACGGCCGGCCAATCAGATCTCTCCGATGACCAGAATTCTCAAGAGGGTTCAGAGACTGAAGGGTCTCCTGTGAAGCAGCCGGAGAAGGGAGAGAAGCAGAAGAGCCGGCACCATGTTGTCCAGAAGGATGAGATGTCGCCCGTTGACTTCATGAGCAGGTTGGACACCAACATCCGTGTCTCCAAGAGGGCGGCAGTGAAGAAACTCCGGGAAGGAGAGTCCTT CGCCACAGAAGAATCAACGCCAGGCGGAGCACCCGGGTATCAGGGTAACCGCACCCCCTCGAGGCAAAACTCCCCGCAAACCCAACAGCGCTCTCTCCTGGGACCTGTGCCGCTAACCATCACCACCCGCGCCTCCACCATCAGAGATCACGAGGATGAGATATTTAAACTCTGA
- the tnfaip8l2.S gene encoding tumor necrosis factor alpha-induced protein 8-like protein 2 isoform X1 yields MWSHRPWRRNFRQVILHPEPQTMETFSSKDLALQAQKKILSRMASKSMVNMFIDETSSEILDELYRVSKEYTKNKTESQKVIKNLIKIAVKIGVLFRHNRFSPEELVLAEDFKNKLHNGAMTAISFYEVEFTFEKDVLPDILMECKKLLLRLVEKHLTPKSHGRIQHVFNHFADSEMLNQLYDPKGSLRPHLQKMCHGLNKLIDEGKL; encoded by the coding sequence CAGACCATGGAGACTTTTAGTTCCAAGGACCTGGCTCTCCAGGCTCAGAAGAAGATATTAAGTCGCATGGCCTCCAAGTCTATGGTCAACATGTTCATCGATGAGACCAGCAGTGAGATCCTAGATGAACTGTACAGAGTGTCCAAAGAGTACACAAAGAATAAGACGGAGTCCCAAAAAGTCATCAAGAATCTCATTAAGATTGCCGTGAAGATCGGGGTCCTCTTCCGTCACAACCGATTCAGTCCAGAAGAGCTGGTCTTGGCAGAGGACTTCAAGAACAAGCTGCACAATGGGGCCATGACGGCCATCAGCTTTTACGAGGTGGAGTTCACCTTTGAGAAAGATGTTTTGCCTGACATTCTCATGGAATGTAAAAAGCTGCTTCTCCGGCTCGTTGAGAAACATCTCACACCCAAGTCTCATGGGCGCATTCAACATGTTTTCAACCACTTTGCGGACTCTGAGATGCTCAACCAACTCTACGACCCAAAGGGAAGTCTTCGACCTCACCTACAGAAAATGTGTCATGGACTCAACAAACTGATTGACGAAGGAAAATTGTGA
- the tnfaip8l2.S gene encoding tumor necrosis factor alpha-induced protein 8-like protein 2 isoform X2: MWSHRPWRRNFRQVILHPEPTMETFSSKDLALQAQKKILSRMASKSMVNMFIDETSSEILDELYRVSKEYTKNKTESQKVIKNLIKIAVKIGVLFRHNRFSPEELVLAEDFKNKLHNGAMTAISFYEVEFTFEKDVLPDILMECKKLLLRLVEKHLTPKSHGRIQHVFNHFADSEMLNQLYDPKGSLRPHLQKMCHGLNKLIDEGKL, encoded by the coding sequence ACCATGGAGACTTTTAGTTCCAAGGACCTGGCTCTCCAGGCTCAGAAGAAGATATTAAGTCGCATGGCCTCCAAGTCTATGGTCAACATGTTCATCGATGAGACCAGCAGTGAGATCCTAGATGAACTGTACAGAGTGTCCAAAGAGTACACAAAGAATAAGACGGAGTCCCAAAAAGTCATCAAGAATCTCATTAAGATTGCCGTGAAGATCGGGGTCCTCTTCCGTCACAACCGATTCAGTCCAGAAGAGCTGGTCTTGGCAGAGGACTTCAAGAACAAGCTGCACAATGGGGCCATGACGGCCATCAGCTTTTACGAGGTGGAGTTCACCTTTGAGAAAGATGTTTTGCCTGACATTCTCATGGAATGTAAAAAGCTGCTTCTCCGGCTCGTTGAGAAACATCTCACACCCAAGTCTCATGGGCGCATTCAACATGTTTTCAACCACTTTGCGGACTCTGAGATGCTCAACCAACTCTACGACCCAAAGGGAAGTCTTCGACCTCACCTACAGAAAATGTGTCATGGACTCAACAAACTGATTGACGAAGGAAAATTGTGA